CGGCCCCTTAAAAGGGCGTCCACCTGGGGGTCGGAGAGAACGAAGGTGTTCATCTGGTCGCAGTAGGGGCAGGCGGGGCTATGGAAGTAGACCAAAAGGAGCCGCCCATGGGCCTGGGCCAGGGCCTGGGCCTCGGAAAAGGGGTACCAACGGCCAAAGTCTGGGGCAGCCAGGGCCAAGCCCAGGGAGATGGCTAGGACGACCCATCTGCGCATGGTTGCCACCGCATACACCGCCTGGGTACACCCAGGGACATTTGTACTCTACCATCTGGGTTAGGGGAATGTCAAGGCCAAAGGTCCCCCGGGACACATTTTCGTGAGGACCTTATCAAGGCGTTCCGTCCCGTCCAAGGGCAAACGGTCCAAGCGTATACACCCCTACGGTGTAGCCGATCCTTAAGGAAGACTAAGGCTCCGCCCCTTGACGGGTAATGCCCGACCCCTATACCCTTATTGCGGGAGGATAGAAATGAGAAAGGGGATAGTGGCTCTTCTCCTTCTCGGCGGCCTGGCCCTGGCCCAGGCGGATGGGGCCAGGCTCTACGCCCAGTGCGCGGGGTGCCACCAGGCAAACGGGCAGGGCATCCCGGGGGCCTTCCCACCCCTGGCCGGGCATATGGCGGAGATCCTGGCCAAGCAGGGCGGGCGGGAGTACCTCATCAGGACCCTCCTCTGGGGCCTCCAAGGCCCGATCGAGGTCAGAGGGGTGAGGTACAACGGGGTCATGCCCGCTTACAACCAGTGGAGGGACGAGGAAATCGCCGCCGTCCTCAACCACATCGCCACCGCCTGGGGGGATGACAAGAAGGTCCAGGGCTTCAGGCCCTTCACCGCAGAGGAGGTCAGGAGGCTCAGGGGGCAGAGGCTTACCCCCCAGCAGGTGCTGGAGGAAAGGAGGAGGCTGGGCCTGAGGTAACCGCCTGAGGCCCACCTGCCCCAGGGCTTGCCCCTGGGGCCTCTGCTTTAATGGGGGGGTGCTGGCGCTCGCGGTGAGGAAGGCCTTCCCTGGGTTTCGGCTGGAGATAGCGCTGGAGGTCCAGGAAGGGGAGGTCCTAGCCCTCCTCGGCCCCTCGGGGAGCGGGAAGAGCACCCTCCTCAAGCTGGTGGCCGGCCTCCTCCAGCCGGATGCGGGGTCTGTCCGCTTCGGAGGGCTGGACCTCACCTCCTTGCCCCCGGAGAGGCGCAAGGTGGGCTTCCTCTTCCAGGACTACGCCCTCTTCCCCCACCTCACCGTGGCCGAGAACATCGCCTTCGGCCTCCTCGAGGCCCGCTGGCCCAAGGCGGCCCGGGAGGAGAGGGTAAAGGAGCTCCTCGCCCGCATGGAGCTCACCCCCCACGCCGGGAAGCGCCCCCAGGAGCTCTCCGGAGGGGAGCAGCAAAGGGTGGCCCTGGCCCGGGCCCTGGCCCCTAAGCCCCGCCTCCTCCTCCTGGACGAGCCCCTGGGGGCCTTGGACCTGAGGCTTAGGGAGGAACTCCTCCTCTTCCTGCGCCGCACCTTGCGGGAGGAGGGGGTTACCGCGCTCCTCGTGACCCACGACCAAGAGGAGGCCTTCCTCCTGGCCCACCGGGTGGCCCTCCTGCGGGAGGGGCGGATCGTCCAAGTGGGGAGGCCTGAGGAGGTCTACGCCCACCCCAAGGACCCCTGGGCCGCCCGCTTCCTGGGGCACAAGAACCTCCTTTCCCCCGAGGAGAGCCAGGCCCTGGGCCTTCCTCCCAAGGCCCACCTCCTCCCGCCCAAGGCCCTCTCCCTGGGGGGGCCTTTGGAAGGCGTGGTGGAGGAGCGCCTCTTTTTCGGCCCCCGGGTGGGGCTTTGGGTGCGACTCGGGGGGGTGCGGCTTTACCTGGAGGCCCAAGAGGGCCCCAGGGAGGGGGAGAGGGTAGGCCTCCATCTGGACGCTTTCCAGGTGGTAACCTTGGAGGGATGAGGCTAGCCCTGCTCTTGGGAGGGCCCCTCTTGGTGACGGAGGGGCTTAAGGAAAGGCTTTTTGGCTTCCGCCTCTGGGCCGCAGACTCCGGGGCCCGCCACGCCCTAGCCCTGGGCCTGCCCCTGGAGTTATGGCTCGGGGACATGGACTCTAGCCCCTCCTGGCTCCAGGAGGCCCTTGCCGCCCCCCGGCTCCTCCTCCCCCAGGACAAAGACCAGACCGATGGGGAGGCCCTGATCCGGAAGGCCCTGGAGCTGGCTCCCGAGGAGGTCCTCCTCCTGGGGGCCATCGGGGGGCGGTTGGACCACACCCTGGCCCACCTGGAGCTCGCCTTCCTCCTGGCGGAGGGGGGCGCCCGGGTGGAGCTCACGGATGGCCTCACGCGCACCCTTCCCCTCTCACCTGGAGAACACGCCCTCCCCTTGGAGCCAGAAGCCCCCTTCAGCCTCCTCCCCTTCCCCGAGGCCACCTTGGCGGTGGAGGGAGCCCGGTGGGACCTCCCCCCCACCCGCCTCAAGGCCACCACCCGCACCCTGGAGAACCGGGCCCTGGGGCCCATCCGGGTCCGGGTGGCCGAGGGGCGGGCCCTCCTCCACCTCTTCCCTTGACAGAGGGGAAAGGGGCGGCTACACTGGCCTTTGGCGCTTGGGCCGCTAGCTCAACCGGTAGAGCAACCGACTCTTAATCGGTGGGTTACAGGTTCGAGTCCTGTGCGGCCCACCAAGGGTCCCGGGGGAAACCCCTGGGGCTTTTATCATGGAATCCGTGGACCTACCCAAAAACCCTCTGGACCTTATTTACTTGGATCTCCCCCAAGGAGAGCCGTGGGGCTACGCCATGGCGCATGGCCTTCTAAAAGCTCCTTGGGCCTGGCGGGCCCTTCGGCCCACCCCGGGGCTTTTGGATATAATACAACAAGACCTCGAGGCCCACTTCCTGGAGTTGGAGCGGCTGAGACAGGAAGTCCCCCTAGGAAGCCTGGGAGAGCGCCCCCCCTCCCCCCCGGAGGAAGGGGCCTTGGAAGCCCTTCTCAAGCGGGACCCCGAGGCCATGGTTCGGGTGCTCAAGGCCCATGGCCCCTGGCCCTACGCCCTCTACCGGGCCTTCCGCTTTGACGGAGAGGTGCGCCCCCTTTCCCAGCCTCGCCTTCCCCGGGAAGACGAGCTTGTGGGCTACGAAGACCAGCTGAGGGCCCTTCGGGAAAACGCCCGGCGCTTCCTGGAAGGGAAGCCCGCCCTTCACACCCTCCTCTACGGGGCCCGGGGCACGGGGAAGAGCACCGCCGCCAAAAGCCTTCTCCACCTGGAGGGGGTGCGGATGGTGGAGGTGGAGCTTAGGGCCCTGGGCCAGCTGGAAGGGCTTCTGGAAACCCTGGCTCCCCTTCCCCACCGCTTCTTCCTCTTCCTGGACGACCTCTCCTTGGACCCCAGGGACGAGGCCTTCCACCCCCTCAAGGCCCTCCTGGAGGGAAGCCTCGAGGGGCCCCCGGAAAACGTCCTCCTCCTCGCCACCTCCAACCGCCGCCACCTGGTGCGCCACCAGGGGGAAAACCCCCTTCCTGGGGCCGACCCCGCCTCGTGGGACGAGCTCCAGGACACCCTGGCCCTCGCCGAGCGCTTTGGGCTAGTGCTCACCTTCCCCCCCTTTGACAAGGCGCTTTACCTGAAGGCGGTGACCCACCACCTGGGCCGTCCCCTCACGGAAGAAGAGGAAAGGGAAGCCCTCCGCTTCGCCCTGAACCGGGGCTTCTCCGGGCGGGTGGCGAGGCAGTTCGCCCTAAGTCGTTGACAGAGATGTGCTGATTGTAATAACCTCGGTATGTGCGGACAGGCTCATTCCGTATAAACCAACTATTGAGAAAAGTCAAGGTCGGCCAGTTTAGGCTTCCTCAATTTCAGCGAGATTTCGTTTGGAATGAAGCCCAGGTTGCCTTACTTATTGATTCAATCGCCCGCAATTACCCCATTGGCTCCTTACTCCTGTTGGAGCCTAGCCCGGAAATTCGCCTAAGTACCAGGCCTCTCG
The genomic region above belongs to Thermus sediminis and contains:
- a CDS encoding thioredoxin fold domain-containing protein, producing MRRWVVLAISLGLALAAPDFGRWYPFSEAQALAQAHGRLLLVYFHSPACPYCDQMNTFVLSDPQVDALLRGRYVVASVSTAIPEGQNLARRFRVLGVPSFVFLVHRRGTWEEVGRFFGSRPRAQFLEELRRMCAKGGACG
- a CDS encoding c-type cytochrome, with protein sequence MRKGIVALLLLGGLALAQADGARLYAQCAGCHQANGQGIPGAFPPLAGHMAEILAKQGGREYLIRTLLWGLQGPIEVRGVRYNGVMPAYNQWRDEEIAAVLNHIATAWGDDKKVQGFRPFTAEEVRRLRGQRLTPQQVLEERRRLGLR
- a CDS encoding ABC transporter ATP-binding protein, coding for MLALAVRKAFPGFRLEIALEVQEGEVLALLGPSGSGKSTLLKLVAGLLQPDAGSVRFGGLDLTSLPPERRKVGFLFQDYALFPHLTVAENIAFGLLEARWPKAAREERVKELLARMELTPHAGKRPQELSGGEQQRVALARALAPKPRLLLLDEPLGALDLRLREELLLFLRRTLREEGVTALLVTHDQEEAFLLAHRVALLREGRIVQVGRPEEVYAHPKDPWAARFLGHKNLLSPEESQALGLPPKAHLLPPKALSLGGPLEGVVEERLFFGPRVGLWVRLGGVRLYLEAQEGPREGERVGLHLDAFQVVTLEG
- a CDS encoding thiamine diphosphokinase gives rise to the protein MRLALLLGGPLLVTEGLKERLFGFRLWAADSGARHALALGLPLELWLGDMDSSPSWLQEALAAPRLLLPQDKDQTDGEALIRKALELAPEEVLLLGAIGGRLDHTLAHLELAFLLAEGGARVELTDGLTRTLPLSPGEHALPLEPEAPFSLLPFPEATLAVEGARWDLPPTRLKATTRTLENRALGPIRVRVAEGRALLHLFP
- a CDS encoding DUF815 domain-containing protein; this encodes MDLPKNPLDLIYLDLPQGEPWGYAMAHGLLKAPWAWRALRPTPGLLDIIQQDLEAHFLELERLRQEVPLGSLGERPPSPPEEGALEALLKRDPEAMVRVLKAHGPWPYALYRAFRFDGEVRPLSQPRLPREDELVGYEDQLRALRENARRFLEGKPALHTLLYGARGTGKSTAAKSLLHLEGVRMVEVELRALGQLEGLLETLAPLPHRFFLFLDDLSLDPRDEAFHPLKALLEGSLEGPPENVLLLATSNRRHLVRHQGENPLPGADPASWDELQDTLALAERFGLVLTFPPFDKALYLKAVTHHLGRPLTEEEEREALRFALNRGFSGRVARQFALSR